Part of the Methylomagnum ishizawai genome, AGCCGCCCGGAGCATCCAGAAGATGCGCGGCCCGGTAGGCGGCTTGCGTGGGGTTCTGCCGAACGCGGCGGCGGAGGATGGCGGTGGGCTTATAGCATGCGGTGAGCCTGCGAGCCGCATCCATCGCGAACCGCGTTTTCGACCACACGAAAAAGGCCGCTCACGCGGCCTTTCCCCTGTCGATCCCTCTTCCCGCCCGGACTAACTCCGGCCAGAACCCCGCGTCAAGGCTTCGCTCCACGGTCCAGGGGTTGTTTTCCGGGAAGCACTCCCGGCCCAGCCCCGTTTCGCGCACCGCGTCGGCCAGGTGTTCCAAATCCAGGGCGCCGAAGCGCCCCGCCCGCAGGAGCCGGGCTTGTTCGCTGGCCCAGGCCACGATATCGGTGTCGTAAAGCATCTGCGGCGTTGCTCGGCTCATATGCTGACCAGGGGATTCTAACTCTCCTGGACCCGCTGCGCCCACTTGTCCACAAGCGCCCTCGCGCGTGGTGTTCTGGGTGTTCTGGATGTTCATCCACCAGTGTTCAGTGTTCGG contains:
- a CDS encoding DUF29 family protein, which codes for MSRATPQMLYDTDIVAWASEQARLLRAGRFGALDLEHLADAVRETGLGRECFPENNPWTVERSLDAGFWPELVRAGRGIDRGKAA